In Desulfocurvus vexinensis DSM 17965, the DNA window TGGTGCCCAGTGGGCGCTGGACCTCAGCAATGCCCTCCAGGCCAGGGTCTATGAGCGCATCACCAACTGACAACGTTCAAAGGGAGTTTAAACGATGAAGAAGGACATCCCGCTGAAACACCCCATCTCCTTCGGCGAAGGCGAGGGGGCTGTGGAATACAAGGCGCTGACCATGCGCACGCCCAAGGTCAAGGAGATCCTCGCCGCCCGCAAGGGGGAGACCGACGCCGACCAGAAGGAAAAGGCCATCGTAGCCACCTGCTGCGGCGTCCCGGCCAGCCTCATCGACGAGCTGTACTTCCCCGACTACGAGCGGCTCCTGGAGGC includes these proteins:
- a CDS encoding phage tail assembly protein, which encodes MKKDIPLKHPISFGEGEGAVEYKALTMRTPKVKEILAARKGETDADQKEKAIVATCCGVPASLIDELYFPDYERLLEAYDELTGRVLPQDDHALMLAAARVARALHQPLREVLAMSPADLVKWGKVATEIEEAKKA